Within Nitrosopumilus sp., the genomic segment CTGATTATATGCATCAGAAACTGGCTCTGCTGTAGTCAGCAGCAGGGATTTTATCTCGTGATGGTGAAGTTCGGGGTTCTTTTGTAGCAGTAATGCCGCTGCTCCGCTTACGTGAGGGGCAGCATAACTAGTTCCGCTGGTAAAATTGTATCCTGCATTGTTTTGTGTGGTGTTGATGTATGCCCCAGGAGCAACAATTTCTGGTTTTATGTAAAATGGAGACACTGGCCCTCTTGAGCTAAAGTGTGCAACAAAGTCTGGATTGTAAAATAATTGTAAAATGCCTTCACTTGATTCTGTGATTGACTCTTTGATCTCTAGTCCCTCTTCTCTGTCCATTGAAACTACTGGAATCTGCGGTGTGTATCCTGGTTCAATAAACTCATGAATTAATTCTCCAAGAAAAATTCCCGGCTTGTCATTGTAAACAATTAATGCTTTAGCTCCTGCGCTTGCAGCATTTTTTTCTTTGATTGAAAAATACAGCAAGTCCCCCTTTACATCGCTGCCTCGCTCAACAATCACAATTGCATCTCTTACATCCACTTTTTCAAAGTCTTCAGTTTTCCCATAACCTGCAAAAATTATTTTTTCAACAATTGGTTCATCTAGTTTTGATGAACCTACCATGGGAATGACAGTGTATGATTTTTCATCTATCTCTAATGTTGCAACCAAGCTTGAAGTTAGATTGTTATATGTTGCACCAACTGTAACTGAACCAAAATTTCTTCCAGGACTTCCGATTGTTTCAAGACTTGGCCCGTCATTTCCAGCTGCAGTTACTACAAAGATTTCTTTTTCCAGTGCAAGATTTACTGCACGTTCAATCTTTGCATTGGTTTTGTTTACTCCCAAACTAATGTTGATAATGTCTGCACCGTCTTCAATTGCCTTTTCAATTGCTTTTGTGATTAGTTCTGATGATACTCCTTCGCCGTCTTCAGAAACTTTGTAAGCTAAAATTTTTGCCTTTGGTGCTATGCCTGTTATTTCTCCATCAGCTGCAATTACTCCTGCAACTTGGGTTCCATGTCCATTTGTGTCTAGAGGTGGCTGATCTTTTCGTATGAAATTGTATCCTCCCACGACTTTGCCGTCCTCACCCCATCCGAAAAGATCTGGATGGTTATAGTCAACTCCTGTATCTATTACTGCGACTTTGATTCCAGAACCGTCAATTCCTTCTGATTTTGGAATGTCTGTTCCGATAAACGGGCCGCTTCTTTGAAGATAAGTCTGAAGCTCGTCTTGTGTTTCTAAAGGATAAGACAAAATAAAAATTCCAAAAATTGCTATTGACAAGGAGAAAATTACTATTGATTTCACAAGTTCTCTAACAGTTTTTACAAGTAAAAATGAATTGCTTACTAAACCAATAAATGGAATAAATCATCTAAGTTGCATATGGGAAAATACACTCTTCCTGAAATGCCATATGCTTATGATGCATTAGAACCTCACATTGACGCAAGAACTATGGAGATTCATCACACAAAGCATCATCAAACATATACCGACAAACTAAATGCAGCCCTTGAGACATGTCCATCTGAAATTCAAGACAAAGATATCATCGACATTTTGTCTGATATCAATTCTGTCCCAGAGGACAAAAGAGGTGCAATTAATTTCAACGGTGGTGGTTATGATAACCATAGGTTATTTTGGAATAACATGAAACCAAACGGA encodes:
- a CDS encoding S8 family serine peptidase; this translates as MKSIVIFSLSIAIFGIFILSYPLETQDELQTYLQRSGPFIGTDIPKSEGIDGSGIKVAVIDTGVDYNHPDLFGWGEDGKVVGGYNFIRKDQPPLDTNGHGTQVAGVIAADGEITGIAPKAKILAYKVSEDGEGVSSELITKAIEKAIEDGADIINISLGVNKTNAKIERAVNLALEKEIFVVTAAGNDGPSLETIGSPGRNFGSVTVGATYNNLTSSLVATLEIDEKSYTVIPMVGSSKLDEPIVEKIIFAGYGKTEDFEKVDVRDAIVIVERGSDVKGDLLYFSIKEKNAASAGAKALIVYNDKPGIFLGELIHEFIEPGYTPQIPVVSMDREEGLEIKESITESSEGILQLFYNPDFVAHFSSRGPVSPFYIKPEIVAPGAYINTTQNNAGYNFTSGTSYAAPHVSGAAALLLQKNPELHHHEIKSLLLTTAEPVSDAYNQEFSIHEAGSGRLDIGNAFGAKLIIMPPNFVANVSTDKTIAEQKLDLKLLDGTLDNLEIEYEGPEFIGFAHVLEGNTLIIKINMNEEKFGEHEGKIIIKHEDTRYTIPFLLHYTQGSISVNQQNNKLYFDIYHPEEWTFAKILVTNSKDGISKTTTATPDKNASMEVFENSEYWIDAKIRVNGNTSDAFNIIQINTINESPSRIDILVPEKQIGMITVIVIGIAIFGWIKRK